The window TCCTATTGTCCACTGTCAGAATCCTCTTCTCACAAACCAGCCAACCAAAAACAATCATCTTAGGCGGAACCGAATACTTCCTAATTTGCTTACACAAAAGATCATCATTTGTAATAGAAATATCCAACTGATTATAGAATGATTTAACCGAGAACTTACTAGATTTGGCCATCCTCCGTATCAGCTCATCTTCGATTTAAGGGATTTGGTGAAGATTTATAAATGCAATCGAGGAGATCCGCATATTCCCGGATCTCCCAATATTGGAGATTCCTCCTATACTCCTAAAATAGGGGATCATCAAATCCTCTTATTTCTATATTTTTTGTAGGTTCTAGTCCACTGTACAATTATGAGTTAATTAACTAATGGCGACTTcaattcaaatattttatattataagtTAAACAAAAAAGCTCCATGAATACAATCCTAGCATTCAACGTTGATAAGTTTGATACCAGATAGATATAGGGGTTTGATACCACATAGATATAGGGGTGGCCCTGTTCACAACCTTTACATATAAAGTtgttttcttaaaaaataaaaataaaaattcccatAAGGGCTTGCAGCTGAGTTGAACTTTACCATATAATCTATTGTGAGCATTTCATTTGATTAAGGGATTTTGCACGGTTGGGGTTAGGTTTAATCCTAATTGTGGTGGGCTAGTGCCCTCCACGTTGGATCTACCATGCTAAATTGGTGGTTTTTGTCTCATAATTAGAGTTATACATGAGTTGAGCTTGGTACAGTTTGACTCGGCttgaccactagctgaccctagcttgaacttggctcgactcggtcctcaagcttgactggctagcttggTTCGATTCAATTAGTAGCTCGGGCCGGTTCGAGACAAGTTCAATATAAGATTGaacctgtgcggcattttctcaaacacatggaatgcacctttAATTTCTTATCCATActttcctcgccaccagccgatGCTTCGTTGATTCATttttatcaaatacttggtaagcaacataaatatcaaaataattgagtcaccgaactggttcaatttaAGTTGGGGTTCAATCCTATGTGAGTGGAGCTCAgagaagcttgaacttggctcgaaattttttcgaactcaaaaaattagcccaactcagctcaaactcagcttcaaaccaagtcgaaaCGAGCCTTTTCAAATCAagttgagtgagctaaccgagctaactcagttcatgtacagctctactcaTAATTGCAATAAGTGGTGTTTTTTGATTACTCTACAATTGCATTTATGCGTAACAAAGCCACTATTTATATGAAAAATCCCCAAATAGgtgttttctaaaaaaaaaaaaaaaaaaaagttaccacATACATTTTCAGCCAACCGccaaaatacaacaatcctcGTTTTGGCAAATTTTGATCTAGCAGTAGATGAAACGAGAGTTTAAGTGTATACGAATGCACGACATAAAATGGCATTTGGATGTCCTCTGGACTTGTAACGGTCATTTCAAGGGTATTGTCCAAAGTGGGTCTATtaaccccaaatatgtaaaaatcCTCTCTGGTATCCCTTTAATAACCATTTTAGACATTTTCGAAAAATAGTGGGTGCATGCCTCTCTCTATAGACCCGACGTGCATTGAAAGCCCATTTATTCCAAATGGCGCCCGAAATCAACAGCTAAATGTTGATGAGCGGATAAGATCTCTTACACGTATTCGATTCTCCCGTTAGCACGTGTGTCCGCGGGTCCCTTCCAAAAGTTCTAAAGCGCGCGCGTCCCAGTTTCAATcctgaaaagaaaaggagatttGCCGCGCACATATCCAAACTTTACTAATTACTATCATACGCAAAGGGGTAAAAGGGTGTTAGCCTGCGCACTCGACGTCCCGAAACGAAAGGAATCTCTCATTAGCCAGCTCAAACCCCTCCATTCATTCCCGTCCTTTTCTCTGTATCCGTTTAGGCTTCTCTGTCTtctcttttccctttttctttcctcTATCTGAAAACTACCAAACCCTagaaaaggaggaggagaagaagaaaccctaaccctaactttTTCACTATACTGTGATGATTTCATGGGAGATGGAGATGGAGGAGATCGAGACGGTGCTGGAGAAGATCTGGGACATACACGATAAGCTCAGTGATGCTATCCACGCCATCTCCAGATCTCATTTCCTCAGTTCTATCAAATCCCTCCAAAAATATGACCGTTCGTCCGCTGGCTTCGTCTACGCGAAGGATTTTCGTGCGTCGGATGATGACGCTGCAATCGCCGAGGCGAGGAGCCTCAACGCTATTCGGACGGCACTCGAGAACCTCGAGGATCAGCTCGAGTTCTTCCATGTAAGTCACTCTCTATCGCATGATAAAAAAGATAATCACACGTTCTCTCTTTTTTCCCCCCCTCCcctacaggcatccaaacgatccTTTTAACGTTTCTGCGTTTAATTTTCCTGAAATTCTATGTATTTATCGTGAAAGAAATGATGGATGCACAGATGCCAGTAAAATGTTAAACAATGACACTCGTTATCTAGGGTAGAAATATGCCATTTCTGGTTTAAAATTTGTAAAGCATGCGGTGCCCAAACAGCATATTTTTTCCTCTTTATGAATTTAGCTGGTGTTTGTTTGGGCAGAAATCGAACACCCACCTAGATACCGTAATGTTCTCCTCATGTATGTTCAGAGGAATTGCTTGATAGGAGTGTTACTATCCATTGACATGCATACAGTTGTTGTACATATCTTGTTTGCGTGCCTCAGTCCAATCATGATGTAAATGGGTCAAGGATCATGCTAAACAGGATCAATGTGGAATCTTAACTTCCTGATTGGTGGCCACAAACAGTAGGTTAACATGAAACATTTTGtcaatggttcaaattcaatGAAAAAATGTAGTTAATCAGAGGATCATTCGTTCAATCTTATCTTAAGCCCATCTACAGTGGGCCCATATTTGGACAGGGTTGAGATACACATGCTAAGTGGTTGTATGCATGTGCATGGATTCCTATGCCATCATAACAGACTAACAATTAACCCCGCTCTTAATGATATTTTGGTAGTTCAATTTATAATCCAGTGTTTCGAATGTCTCTCTCAATTCGTGCATGCGACGAGTGGAATGTAATGGTAGTTTAACCATTATATGCAacaaggaattatatgatcctaagATTCAGGAAATGTGTGGTATCCTCAACCTTATGTGCCAGTGGAGCCCATGTTTTGGTGATTGGGTTGATGGTCTATTGGGTCCGATGGTGTTGGGCCCCACTTGGGTGGACTACATTTAAAACAATTCTCCCGATCCTTAGATAAGAGCCCACCAATCTTTGCCATTTTCATTTAACGTGGATCTGTGCTGGGtttttcttcttaaccatctatttgcaggccTTGGACCAAAGAGCATCTCATTAGGTAAACCCTCAGTCCATGGCCTGTGCACTATTTCACACTCCATATCAATGGTGTGTGCGTTTGCGCACTTGCATCTTGGACATGGATGTGTGAGTTGGTCTCGGACACACACAAGGTGTTAGTCACGACTCACGAGAACCTTGGAGAACCTAACATGTCCATATTGATACATGGTGATATTGAAAACTGTATCATTATATACATTTTACTTAAAGTATGTGTAAGATTTTAACTTCACAACTAGAAGTACTCTAAGAGTTATTTAAGAAAAGTATAATTTTTATGGCTAGAATATCTGATTTTGGACAGAGCACAGTGGGTCAAATCTACAATCTCTAGCTCTAGATGTGAGATTATGAGAAGAAAGGACACAGTCCTTGTCAAAGCTTAAAATACAAGAAGGATAAATTACAAATTTCCTACTAGAAGAGTAGACTACCGGAATCACGGGTTGCTCTGATAGACTGATACGTGGTAAGTTATGGGTTTGCGGTAACACCACTTCCTTTGGTACGTGGCATGCTAAGCGTTTGATCATATGGATGACCATTCCTACTAAGTATGCATGACATGGTTATATATCCAGAGTCGTTATTGTAATTTATATATGCAATGAATGCTATTACTAGAACCTGGCATGTGTAGTATTAAATTATAGATGCTTGGTACTATAAATCAAAGAATATATCTCCACACTCTAAATATAATTTAAATTGCAACTTAATCAACGATAAGAATCATATTGTTCTGATTCATGTTATAACTTATGGCATAAGTTGGACACTAGTTGCCAAACATAATCCTCCCTTCTCTCAGGATGATgttgtcacatcaaaggaaaaccctattcatttcctttctttttccctagattccacacatccaaacatgcccttggaATCCAACTTCACTCATGCCCTCGTAAGATTTAGCTGTGTAGGCCATTTTTCAGATTCGAAATATAAATTTGAATTGTAACGTAATCAACAATAAGAATCATATTGTTAAGGTTCATGTTAGAAACCAAggcataagtttgacaccaacGTCCAATATGACGCGGCCTTCCTCCCTCATCCGGGCTTGGGACTAGCAATGAGAACACAAAACTCCCGCAGGCTCGATGTAATAGActgttacataggttgattacagttTAGGTCTATCAAATAGTCTATTTCATTGGTTGATTTCAATCAATGAGTTTTTATCAACAATAAAATACAATCCATACTTTAGGGTTAGTAAAACTAGCAGTCTGGACTATCAGAGAACCATAATTCAGATCTTAGGATTTAGAATGGAAAATGTAAGGGATTGATGATTTAGGTAACATGTGCTTGACACGTGTCTAAGATGGGATTTTTAGAAAATGGACTGTCTTTATTACAGAGTCCATATTCCTTGCATAGATGATCAGCTTTTGTTTTTCCTAGGTTACGTATTAGGGTTTGGATAATGGTAAAATCAAGGTTCTGAATATTGGTGTATCGGCCAAGGCCAAAAACAATATGACACTAGGCACATTAGACCATATCATACCCATATATCTTCTTTTGGCCCCCCAAAAATTGAAGAAATataggaaaaatagaaaaacaaattgTAAAACACAAGAATCTATCTTTTCCTTTTTGTGTTTttaacatgtattcaatggtaTATCAGACCATTCTCTAATGAGCATGCTGTTTATTGGCTTGACTTGCTGAAAATCAATCAGATAGTGCAATACAATttaagcatgatttggtggattagggccaTTACATTGAAATTCAACAAAAAGAAGACGAAAAATGGAATAAAAGTGATGCATAacccgttgtttttttttttcccccgaaATGACCAATTGTGCTTTGAGTCATCAAATTCCACTCAAATATTCTGTTTTGATCTCCAAAATAGCATAGAGCTAGCCTAAAATGAATTCGCAATCTTCCTCCATGGTTGAAATAAAGAAATAAGTGGAACTGAGAGCAAAAAAATTGATTTTGGGCCTGTGCtgtattttccagatcattttgtaTCTGTGTGGATACGACCCATTTCTTTGAGACAGCTGGACTCGCCCTGTATCATGTATCGAGGGGAGCCGATATGTCCCTTTAATAacagtattttaaaatgatagTAAAATAATTTACATTACATCATTAACAATCAATTATTCTATGCTGCAGACTGTTCAGTCGCAACAACGAGCAGAAAGAGATGCTGCAATAGCACGGTTAGAGCAAAGTCGCATTGTTCTTGCAATGAGATTGGCTGACCACCACGGTAAGAAATACAAAGTCATTGAAGAAGCCCTGGCATTTGTGGGGGATGTGCACGAGGCCGGCCGTTTTGTTTCACCAGAAAATCTGTTTGAAATGCCACGAAGTCAGTCTGCTGAGAACTTGGAAGATGGTGAAAGAAAAGGGTCAAATGTTTTGATGCAAATGTTTATGTCTTGCTTTACCTTTGCTAAGAAATCGCTTAAATTGGAGCATATGGGTGGTGTATTAGGACATACTGCTTTGGTTGCTGTTAGCATGCTTGCTTTACTGCAGCTGCATCAAGTAACCTTCAAGAGCGATTTTGTTCTTGAAGTTCCACAAGCAGAAGATGATTCTTTTTACAGGAAGAGAAACGAGAATGTTTCTCAGTTGGAGGGTTCTTCTTCAAGTGGCTGTGCCAAGCATTTGGATGTGTTGTTGGCTAGGGGCTAAGGTGAAAAGATTGATTTCTTGACAAGTTGTGCATGTACATGGCGATTTTGAAATGTTAGAAGATGTGCATCTTAGTACAATGCGCATGGACAGTGTCAATGCTTCTGCTTGTAACTGTTTTACCATGAGATCTTAAATGGTATTCGGCATAGAATTAGCCTGATTAAATGTCATTTTCTAGCCTGCTATacggttttcttttcttttcttttctttttttatgtgtgattcTACATTCATGGATTCCTTGTATCTGAGTTTGGTTGTGGATACATGATGTTTGTTTATTCCTCTTCCCTAATTGACGGAGCCATGCTACTGACAAAATCTATGAAGGGAGGCTTAAGcatttgcttttttatttttatttttaaaataagagAGAAGTCCTATATCCTCAGATAATTTTCAATTGTTATCAACTAGTGCAGTAATAAGATACTAAGCACCATCTAAAAAGTTTGTGTTTTTCATCTCTTGTGACTTGTGAGCCATGCGTATGTATGCATTGTCTTCATGTATATGCACATCTTTCTGCTCAACTATTGTTCGGTAGATGCTACCTTCAtgacatgtatgcatgcatgatcGTAATGCGGTCCTTCACGCATTCCTCATGAAGAACACATTATCAATGCATCTACATACGAAGCACCCGGCTTATTTAGAAGGAAAATATCTCACATGGTTAAAGTGGATTTTCATATGGTCTGTAAGAAATGAAGAACATTTAAGAAGAAAGCAGTGTTCTGCTCCAAATGTCAGTATGAGCAAAGATAAGGATATTTAGTTTGCTTGTTGCTGTGTAAGTACTCATTCACTATATTGTTTTATGATATTTGCTAAGCCggctaatgtaggggcatttcacactaggctcgaatGGGGTGAGCTCGTGGGATGCGgcgacacactcggggtgggcggcccatgtgatttggagcccacgagcccacgaggggggttcggccgaggtcctaacccatgagacgtggggcctgggctatgagataaagggattaattcaccatactctaacagttcgagcttttagagcaagtggttaattgtcctgcatcaaattggtatcagagcgagaggtctcgtgttcgagactccttaccgagggtgattaatgcaggggcatttcacaccgggctcaagtggggtagcccgtgggatgcggggacatacttggagtgggcggcccatgtgatttggggcccacgagcccacgaggggggttcggccgaggtcttaacccatgagatgtggggcttgggctatgagataaatgaattaatacgccatactctaacagttcctACATCACCGGCACCCATATACAAGGCAAACCATTTATACCTACTGTATTTGTAGGCATGGAGCATTGGGTATtggatccatgccatccatcagttcaTTTATATGCCCTGGCCAGAAAATACCTATGGTCCATTTTTCAGATGGTCTGCAGCTTATGAAAAATTTTGGAAAGCTGAAATAAACTTGCCAATTtagctgaccatccatttttttttttctaaagtggACCAGCCTAAGTTTTGGGCTAGACCATCAAAATGGTCAGTTCCACGTGATGTACAGTTCAGATATTGCCCCCCATCTGCTGCTAGAGCTGGAcaccaagctgtgccaagctcgacttggtttggcCAGCAGCTTAcctcggcttggcttggtccttgagccgtactggccagctcggcttggttcgctcagcagcttgggccgagttcgagTTAATTATATTTGTAAAAAGAAGGTATattacacacacacccacacacttaACTAAGGTCAATAAATCGAATTGAACGGAGTCAAGTTGgggctgagtcgagcgagttaactgagctagctcggtccGTGTCCAGCTCTATCTGCTGCCCATGCGCATGTGGAGGCAAGTAGATTGGCTACCTTATATATGCCTTTATGCCTAGACCTTTTGTTACTATTTATTTATCATGGCATGCTTTTAATTACTTGGACCAGTCCACTATCTACCCTTTTGCATGTATGATGATCCAATCCAAAAAATCTTTAAAGAAGATTTTTTTGAGAATTCAGATGACTGATAAAGCTTGTTTGGTACAAATACAATGGCGAATCACATTTTGACTTAGACAATATATATGGCTACATCCAGAAATGTTTACACTTAATATGCCTACCTTCTTATCCGACATGATCATAGCTGAACAAATTTAAATGTAGTAAATATGTCTACATGTATGTACATGGGTACACAATGTATTAGCTGGTTTGATTCATAATGTTATGCCATGCTGGTGGATACTGTTTGTTTTGTTGTTTCCATATACATGATTGCATGTGAGCCATTATATGTTAGCTGTAACTTTTGAGCCTATTCCCCCGAAAAAAATGGTGAGAGAAACCAATCGTGTATGTTCACGTGTTTTTATGTGTGGGTAATTTGTTTACAGAGTAACCAATGTTTctattgctgcccatttttgttTATGTTTATCATGTCTACAAATGTCATGGT is drawn from Magnolia sinica isolate HGM2019 chromosome 5, MsV1, whole genome shotgun sequence and contains these coding sequences:
- the LOC131245072 gene encoding plastid division protein PDV1, coding for MISWEMEMEEIETVLEKIWDIHDKLSDAIHAISRSHFLSSIKSLQKYDRSSAGFVYAKDFRASDDDAAIAEARSLNAIRTALENLEDQLEFFHTVQSQQRAERDAAIARLEQSRIVLAMRLADHHGKKYKVIEEALAFVGDVHEAGRFVSPENLFEMPRSQSAENLEDGERKGSNVLMQMFMSCFTFAKKSLKLEHMGGVLGHTALVAVSMLALLQLHQVTFKSDFVLEVPQAEDDSFYRKRNENVSQLEGSSSSGCAKHLDVLLARG